A window of the Pseudomonas fluorescens genome harbors these coding sequences:
- a CDS encoding fructose-bisphosphate aldolase produces MTSKSPLCNYAPMSHSATDHPVLFIDADAPLHELHACVSERLHAFLKYLDLMACIRLSDHAEQDINTVTTIARIMVQDMSDLFRVIEKRKLDVP; encoded by the coding sequence ATGACAAGTAAGTCACCGCTGTGTAACTACGCCCCAATGTCCCACTCCGCCACTGACCATCCCGTCCTGTTCATCGATGCCGACGCCCCACTACACGAACTCCACGCCTGCGTCAGTGAACGCCTACACGCTTTCCTCAAATACCTCGATCTCATGGCCTGCATCCGACTTTCCGATCACGCCGAACAGGACATAAACACTGTTACCACCATTGCCAGAATCATGGTGCAGGACATGAGTGATTTGTTTCGGGTGATTGAGAAGCGAAAATTGGATGTTCCGTAG
- a CDS encoding PAAR domain-containing protein, translating to MSGKPAARVTDPTSCPLPGHGVNPIAAGSPDVFFDGLPAARQNDKSACGSPIVGDVASTVLINGLPAATVGSVGGHGNKVIAGSSTVIIGNSHTPAEFVPPSAMPLWAMKFDEKFCIVGSDGQPLANVPYHIKDEAGRVYTGFSDESGHTPRIATSKQETLEVTTGVAALEKWEDV from the coding sequence ATGTCAGGAAAACCCGCTGCCCGAGTTACTGATCCAACCTCCTGCCCGCTACCTGGGCATGGAGTAAATCCAATAGCCGCCGGCTCACCCGACGTTTTTTTTGATGGGTTACCTGCAGCCCGCCAGAACGATAAGAGCGCTTGTGGCAGCCCCATCGTGGGAGACGTCGCTTCCACCGTGCTCATCAACGGCTTGCCTGCCGCAACTGTGGGAAGTGTCGGAGGCCACGGCAATAAGGTAATCGCTGGCTCTTCAACTGTAATCATCGGAAATTCGCACACACCCGCAGAATTCGTCCCCCCGTCAGCCATGCCTCTCTGGGCCATGAAATTTGACGAAAAGTTTTGCATCGTCGGGAGTGACGGCCAACCCCTCGCCAATGTGCCGTACCACATCAAAGACGAAGCAGGCAGAGTTTATACAGGCTTCTCTGATGAATCTGGACACACACCTCGCATCGCAACTAGCAAGCAAGAAACTCTTGAAGTTACAACCGGTGTAGCCGCGCTTGAAAAATGGGAGGACGTATGA
- a CDS encoding DeoR/GlpR family DNA-binding transcription regulator: MHDHCASELPSLRRQKILLILERDGKVMASELSQHFAVSEDTIRRDLAELDNAGLVQRVHGGALPRPKDTGKDYFTRLDEIDEVKIRLAQLAAQQVRNGQTVMFDSGSTSLQVARSLPRDISLTAVTASPMTAIALSEYPGIKVILAGGQLNPKTMSAGGHEALRLLSGIKADLAITGVCAIHPEVGITSLHFDEVPVKQALLDCAARVIAVTTADKLGAVEPFVVAPCERLHTLITERHVASGSVEDYRRLGIEVEQLPD; this comes from the coding sequence ATGCACGATCATTGCGCTTCCGAGCTTCCTTCCCTGCGCCGGCAGAAAATCCTTCTGATCCTCGAACGTGACGGCAAGGTCATGGCGTCCGAGTTGAGCCAGCATTTTGCGGTGTCCGAAGACACCATCCGCCGCGATCTCGCCGAGCTGGATAACGCCGGACTGGTGCAGCGGGTGCATGGCGGCGCGCTGCCGAGGCCCAAGGACACCGGCAAGGATTACTTCACCCGGCTGGACGAGATCGACGAAGTGAAAATCCGTTTGGCGCAATTGGCGGCGCAGCAGGTGCGGAACGGGCAGACGGTGATGTTCGACTCCGGTTCCACTTCGTTGCAGGTGGCGCGCTCGTTGCCCAGGGACATCAGCCTCACGGCGGTCACGGCGTCACCGATGACGGCGATTGCGTTGTCCGAGTATCCGGGCATCAAAGTGATTCTGGCGGGCGGGCAACTGAATCCGAAAACCATGTCGGCTGGCGGTCATGAGGCGCTGCGGTTGCTGTCGGGGATCAAGGCGGATCTGGCGATTACCGGGGTCTGTGCGATTCATCCGGAGGTGGGCATCACCTCGCTGCATTTCGATGAAGTGCCGGTGAAACAGGCGCTGCTGGACTGTGCGGCGCGGGTGATTGCCGTGACAACGGCGGACAAGCTTGGCGCGGTGGAGCCGTTTGTGGTCGCGCCATGCGAGCGTCTGCATACGCTGATTACCGAACGGCATGTGGCGTCGGGGAGTGTCGAGGATTATCGGCGGTTGGGGATTGAGGTGGAGCAGTTGCCTGACTGA
- a CDS encoding HD domain-containing protein — translation MIQTLERAIAIAATAHAGQVDKGGAPYILHPLKVMLRMSSLEERIVAVLHDVVEDCGISLEDLRKEGFSEAVLSAIESVTKVPGESYEDFVERAAQNPIGRVVKLADLEENSDLSRIASPSWEDLERIEKYRRAIGRLRA, via the coding sequence ATGATCCAGACTCTGGAACGCGCCATCGCGATTGCCGCCACGGCCCACGCGGGGCAGGTGGACAAGGGCGGTGCGCCGTACATTTTGCATCCGCTGAAAGTCATGTTGCGCATGAGCAGCCTGGAAGAACGCATCGTCGCGGTGCTGCACGATGTGGTCGAGGACTGCGGCATCAGCCTGGAGGATTTGCGCAAGGAAGGCTTCAGCGAAGCCGTTTTGTCCGCCATCGAATCGGTGACCAAAGTGCCTGGCGAATCCTACGAGGACTTCGTCGAGCGCGCGGCGCAGAACCCGATCGGGCGGGTGGTGAAACTGGCGGATCTGGAAGAGAACAGCGACCTGTCGCGGATTGCCTCGCCGAGTTGGGAGGATCTGGAGCGGATCGAAAAATACCGGCGTGCGATTGGACGGTTGCGCGCCTGA
- a CDS encoding HlyD family secretion protein — MSDEAPPDPAKKGIRWVLLVIVLSLIWYLLADRITPYTQQARVGAFVIPVAAEVAGRVIKVNVRNNQDVQAGDILFELDPQPLQIAVDRARADLENTRRTVGASTAGIASAQASLRAAQANELKARQDNRRLEGLYREDPGTVSVRLLEVSRANHEAAVSKVAAAKAEVLRAQEQEGGNTDTNAKLLSAAATLAKAELDLANTRIGARSAGLITDLRTDVGQFAAAGSPVMTLITIQDVWVSADLTENNLGRIKPGTPVSIILDALPGEVFDGRVRSVGYGVSVGQTPPPGTLPTIQNSRDWLRPAQRFPVIIEFSEEAKKRLFESRSIRAGGQAEVMAFPSEGNLLNPLGRMFVWLMSWLSYAY, encoded by the coding sequence ATGAGTGATGAAGCGCCGCCGGATCCGGCGAAAAAAGGCATCCGCTGGGTGCTGCTGGTGATTGTGCTGAGCCTGATCTGGTACCTGCTGGCCGACCGAATCACGCCATACACCCAGCAGGCGCGGGTCGGTGCATTCGTGATCCCGGTGGCGGCGGAAGTCGCGGGCCGGGTGATCAAGGTCAACGTGCGCAACAATCAGGACGTGCAGGCCGGCGACATCCTCTTCGAGCTCGATCCGCAGCCGCTGCAGATCGCCGTCGACCGGGCCCGCGCCGATCTGGAAAACACCCGGCGCACGGTCGGCGCCAGCACCGCCGGCATCGCTTCGGCCCAGGCGTCGTTGCGGGCCGCACAAGCCAATGAGCTCAAGGCGCGCCAGGACAATCGGCGGCTGGAAGGTTTGTATAGAGAAGATCCGGGCACGGTGTCCGTAAGGCTTCTGGAAGTGTCCCGGGCCAACCACGAAGCGGCGGTCAGCAAGGTCGCCGCCGCCAAGGCCGAAGTGCTGCGTGCGCAGGAGCAGGAAGGCGGCAACACCGACACCAACGCCAAACTGCTCAGCGCCGCCGCCACGCTGGCCAAGGCCGAACTGGATCTGGCCAACACCCGCATTGGCGCGCGTTCGGCGGGGCTGATCACCGACCTGCGCACCGACGTCGGCCAGTTCGCCGCTGCCGGCAGTCCGGTGATGACGCTGATCACGATCCAGGACGTGTGGGTCAGCGCCGACCTCACCGAGAACAACCTCGGCCGGATCAAGCCCGGCACGCCGGTGTCGATCATCCTCGACGCCCTGCCCGGCGAAGTGTTCGACGGCCGGGTGCGCAGCGTCGGTTATGGCGTCAGCGTCGGCCAGACGCCGCCGCCCGGCACCCTGCCGACGATCCAGAACAGCCGCGACTGGCTGCGCCCGGCGCAACGTTTTCCGGTGATCATCGAGTTCAGCGAAGAGGCGAAAAAGCGCCTGTTCGAGAGTCGCTCGATACGCGCTGGCGGTCAGGCTGAAGTCATGGCGTTTCCCAGCGAAGGCAATCTGCTCAATCCGCTGGGTCGGATGTTTGTCTGGCTGATGAGCTGGCTGAGCTATGCCTACTGA
- a CDS encoding DUF2955 domain-containing protein — protein MPTERSVPAQRALRLACGTALCTAASYGLALPLSFLSPVLAVLLLASMPRPLPVKMALVLTLIAAFTTSLGLLLVPLLRYYPVCGVLLIGVGLFLVFTYGLRGGNVLIMTFLVIGMTMISAAGFASFELAMAVIGALVKGLLLAVIIVGLSHVLFPEPANSPAPPPAPALPAEDVPRVALRATLIVLPTFLLVLIDPASYLPIILKAVSLGQQSTTTRTHHAGRELLGSTLLGGLLAVLFWCALSLFVHLWMFFLWMLLFGLFVARKLYRLHPTQLTPGFWLNTLITMIILLGQSVEDSAAGKDVYTAFAVRMGLFILVTLYSGVMMHLLVAHRENSQGAT, from the coding sequence ATGCCTACTGAGCGCAGCGTCCCGGCGCAACGGGCCTTGCGCCTGGCCTGCGGCACGGCGTTGTGCACCGCCGCCAGTTACGGCCTCGCCTTGCCGCTGTCGTTTTTGTCGCCGGTGCTCGCGGTGTTACTGCTGGCCAGCATGCCTCGACCGTTGCCGGTGAAAATGGCGCTGGTGCTGACTTTGATTGCCGCATTCACAACCAGTCTCGGGCTGTTGCTGGTGCCGTTGCTGCGTTATTACCCGGTGTGCGGCGTGCTGCTGATCGGTGTCGGTCTGTTTCTGGTGTTCACCTACGGTTTGCGCGGTGGCAACGTGCTGATCATGACCTTCCTGGTGATCGGCATGACCATGATTTCCGCCGCCGGTTTTGCCTCGTTCGAGCTGGCGATGGCGGTGATCGGCGCGCTGGTCAAAGGCCTGTTGCTGGCCGTCATCATCGTCGGCCTGAGCCACGTCCTGTTCCCGGAACCGGCCAACAGCCCCGCGCCACCACCCGCCCCCGCCCTGCCCGCCGAAGACGTGCCCCGCGTAGCGCTGCGCGCGACGCTGATCGTGCTGCCGACCTTCCTGCTGGTGCTGATCGACCCGGCCAGCTACCTGCCGATCATCCTCAAAGCCGTCAGCCTCGGCCAGCAGAGCACCACCACTCGCACGCATCACGCCGGGCGCGAATTGCTCGGCTCGACCTTATTGGGCGGGCTGCTGGCGGTGCTGTTCTGGTGCGCGTTGAGCCTGTTCGTGCACCTGTGGATGTTCTTTCTGTGGATGCTGCTGTTCGGGCTGTTTGTAGCGCGCAAACTCTATCGGCTGCACCCGACGCAACTGACGCCGGGGTTCTGGCTCAACACCCTGATCACCATGATCATCCTGCTCGGCCAATCCGTTGAGGACAGCGCGGCGGGCAAAGACGTCTACACCGCATTTGCGGTGCGCATGGGGTTGTTCATTCTGGTGACGCTCTACAGCGGTGTGATGATGCATTTGCTTGTCGCGCACCGGGAAAATAGTCAGGGGGCGACCTGA
- a CDS encoding NAD(P)/FAD-dependent oxidoreductase: MTQRSNSYYTATLNRDTDYPTLQGRHKVDVVIIGGGFTGVATAVELVEKGLKVAIVESHKIGWGATGRNGGQVTGSLSGDGAMRKQMRNTLGDEVDDFIWHLRWRGHEIIKQRVEKYAIECDLKHGHLHAAYKPSHMAGLRSDYDEAVRRGMGDEVSLLDRSQVRDLLQSDLYHGAIKNTRNMHLHPLNLCIGEARAAESLGALIFENSEVLEIIHGDNPGVRTAHGQIDANQVLLAGDVYHKLEPGQLKGKIFPAMGGIVTTEPLGDLAKQINPEDLAVYDCRFVLDYYRLTADGRLLFGGGANYSGKDSRDIAGELRPCIEQTFPALKGVKIDYQWSCAMGIVINRIPQLGKLSDNVWYCQGYSGHGIATTHIMGEIMSRAITGQMQQFDTFAACSHIRVPMGDLLGNPMLAAGMWYYQMLEKLR; the protein is encoded by the coding sequence ATGACTCAACGCAGCAATTCCTACTACACCGCCACCCTCAACCGCGACACCGACTACCCGACCCTGCAAGGTCGGCACAAGGTCGATGTGGTGATCATCGGCGGCGGTTTCACCGGCGTCGCCACCGCCGTCGAACTGGTCGAAAAAGGCCTGAAAGTCGCCATCGTCGAAAGCCACAAGATCGGCTGGGGCGCTACCGGGCGCAATGGCGGACAGGTGACCGGCAGCCTGTCCGGCGACGGCGCGATGCGCAAACAGATGCGCAACACCTTGGGCGATGAGGTCGACGATTTCATCTGGCACCTGCGCTGGCGCGGCCACGAAATCATCAAACAGCGGGTCGAGAAATACGCGATCGAGTGCGACCTCAAACACGGTCATTTGCATGCCGCCTACAAGCCGAGCCACATGGCCGGTTTGCGCAGCGACTACGACGAAGCCGTGCGTCGCGGCATGGGTGATGAGGTCAGCCTGCTCGATCGCAGCCAGGTGCGGGATCTGCTGCAAAGCGACCTCTATCACGGCGCAATCAAGAACACCCGCAACATGCACCTGCACCCGCTCAACCTGTGCATCGGTGAAGCGCGGGCGGCGGAAAGCCTCGGCGCGCTGATCTTCGAAAACAGCGAAGTGCTGGAGATCATTCATGGCGACAACCCCGGCGTGCGCACGGCCCACGGCCAGATCGACGCCAATCAGGTGCTGCTGGCCGGCGACGTCTACCACAAGCTCGAACCGGGGCAGCTCAAGGGCAAGATCTTCCCGGCCATGGGCGGCATCGTCACCACCGAACCGCTGGGGGATCTGGCCAAGCAGATCAACCCCGAAGACCTCGCCGTTTACGACTGCCGCTTCGTCCTCGACTACTACCGCCTCACCGCCGACGGCCGCCTGCTGTTCGGCGGCGGCGCCAACTACAGCGGCAAGGACTCACGGGACATCGCCGGCGAACTGCGCCCGTGTATCGAACAGACGTTCCCGGCGCTCAAAGGGGTGAAGATCGATTACCAGTGGAGCTGCGCGATGGGCATCGTCATCAACCGCATCCCGCAACTGGGCAAGCTCTCGGACAACGTCTGGTATTGCCAGGGCTACTCCGGCCACGGCATCGCCACGACGCACATCATGGGCGAGATCATGAGCCGGGCAATCACCGGGCAGATGCAGCAGTTCGACACATTTGCCGCGTGCTCGCACATTCGCGTACCGATGGGCGATCTGCTGGGAAATCCGATGCTCGCGGCGGGCATGTGGTACTACCAGATGCTGGAAAAACTGCGCTGA
- a CDS encoding AbrB family transcriptional regulator, with the protein MKSILCLLIATGFGALLQFEGVPHGLLLGSILVTALVVTKFKFAPATPYGLGYIQVTLGIATGLMFEAWDSATVSTMLPSLGVLLLCLAVQVALAAWWLSRGAGWNRTDAFLAVYPGALAAVFDLLESHQASSKVIIVHLMRLLLITVLVSLLIPGTAPVAVTEVGPLSTGMALTVFSLIILSVLVGRLLLAAGVPAPFMLTAIIITAVFVKSGWLQGFHMPDWSLNLAALILGVRIGSRFQGLGLTELGRHGRTALVSVGLMILVAAVFALAAARLLGSDALSLWLAYMPGAIETIAIVAFAGGLNVVFILTHHLARMVVLHFAPALLVQARRVREDA; encoded by the coding sequence ATGAAATCCATTCTGTGTTTGTTGATTGCTACCGGCTTCGGCGCGCTGTTGCAGTTCGAAGGCGTGCCCCACGGTTTGCTGTTGGGCTCTATTCTCGTGACGGCACTCGTCGTCACCAAATTCAAATTCGCGCCAGCGACGCCCTATGGCCTGGGCTACATCCAGGTCACGTTGGGCATTGCCACCGGGTTGATGTTCGAAGCGTGGGACAGTGCGACTGTCTCGACGATGTTGCCGAGCCTCGGCGTCTTGCTGCTGTGTCTGGCAGTGCAAGTGGCGCTGGCCGCGTGGTGGCTGTCGCGTGGGGCAGGGTGGAATCGCACGGATGCTTTTCTGGCCGTATATCCGGGCGCGCTGGCAGCGGTGTTTGATTTGCTGGAATCGCATCAGGCGTCGAGCAAGGTGATCATCGTGCACTTGATGCGGCTGCTGCTGATCACGGTGCTGGTGAGTTTGCTGATTCCCGGAACGGCACCGGTTGCCGTGACCGAAGTTGGTCCCTTGTCGACGGGCATGGCGTTGACTGTGTTCTCGCTGATCATTTTGAGCGTGCTGGTCGGGCGCTTGCTGCTGGCCGCCGGCGTGCCGGCGCCGTTCATGTTGACGGCAATCATCATCACCGCCGTGTTCGTGAAATCAGGATGGCTGCAGGGCTTTCACATGCCGGACTGGAGTTTGAATCTGGCGGCGCTGATTCTGGGTGTGCGAATCGGCTCACGATTCCAGGGGCTCGGCCTCACGGAGCTGGGACGACACGGGCGCACGGCGTTGGTGTCGGTCGGTTTGATGATTCTGGTCGCAGCGGTTTTTGCATTGGCAGCGGCGCGGTTGCTGGGCAGCGATGCGTTGTCGCTGTGGCTCGCGTACATGCCGGGGGCGATTGAAACCATCGCAATCGTGGCGTTCGCCGGCGGGCTGAATGTGGTGTTTATCCTGACTCACCATCTGGCGAGGATGGTGGTGCTGCACTTTGCGCCGGCCTTGTTGGTGCAGGCGCGGCGCGTGCGGGAAGACGCTTGA
- a CDS encoding glycine zipper family protein, with the protein MTEFSCKVPTNKQANSVSNVPGYLMPANIHLFVVVDEIGKDGFLVRKIYSSPDNPHLIAKNLSELQIKNEIWPEKYGMRSVAPDSGATVAQHVYSSRKYPSGYISTSSEFPNGSPRFEGKTVYIDIEKAKAAGAKLVSTDEILKALEDYKKHAPKNVAKIDEIADWVKNIDKEVLVQADKVPAKAIFTPTSHKITNAFIKGARVVRVFGIAFTAYDLKVATEESIKQNSIKPISVEVVKQAGGWGAAIAGARIGVVVGAAVGIETGPGAVVSGAVGGIIFGTAGYLGATWLTEYMQE; encoded by the coding sequence ATGACGGAGTTCTCTTGCAAAGTGCCTACAAACAAGCAGGCAAACTCCGTTAGCAACGTACCCGGCTATTTGATGCCGGCCAACATTCATTTATTTGTTGTTGTAGATGAAATCGGCAAGGATGGATTTCTAGTCAGGAAAATTTACTCTTCGCCCGACAACCCTCATCTGATCGCAAAAAATCTTTCAGAACTTCAGATCAAAAACGAAATCTGGCCGGAAAAATACGGAATGCGTTCTGTTGCACCGGATTCTGGCGCCACAGTTGCCCAACATGTCTACAGCAGTCGAAAGTACCCCTCAGGCTATATTTCCACGAGCTCTGAATTCCCAAATGGCTCACCAAGATTCGAAGGGAAAACTGTCTACATTGATATTGAAAAGGCTAAAGCAGCAGGCGCAAAGCTAGTATCAACTGATGAAATTCTAAAAGCACTCGAAGACTACAAAAAACACGCACCAAAAAACGTAGCAAAAATCGATGAAATTGCTGATTGGGTAAAGAACATCGACAAAGAAGTATTGGTTCAAGCAGATAAGGTCCCAGCGAAGGCGATTTTCACGCCTACATCCCACAAAATTACAAATGCCTTTATAAAAGGCGCGAGAGTGGTGCGGGTGTTCGGGATTGCATTCACTGCATACGATCTGAAGGTCGCGACTGAAGAGTCAATTAAACAAAACAGCATCAAGCCTATATCCGTTGAGGTTGTCAAACAGGCTGGTGGCTGGGGTGCGGCGATAGCTGGCGCCAGGATTGGCGTGGTGGTCGGAGCAGCAGTGGGAATCGAAACAGGCCCTGGCGCAGTTGTCAGCGGTGCAGTCGGGGGCATCATATTTGGCACTGCCGGTTATTTAGGTGCTACTTGGCTAACTGAATATATGCAAGAGTGA
- a CDS encoding TolC family protein, with product MPATPVLLIRPGHLLLLGVLSLGGCLRLGPDFQPPAEEWSKQWQSPALEQASERGTLPDLRQWWQVFADPVLDRLISDAEARNSSLKIAGLRVLEARAQLGIADSGRYPQLQQASADSLYIDRHQSGGNNPQDLHFWQHSAAFDVGWELDFWGRFSRAIESADASYFAAQANYEDALVLLRAQVADTYFALRTTEARLRVARENAAQQKRNFEITEKLFRSGQTAELDLQQARTQYLGTLSSIPAFEDQLLRTRNALAVLVGQPPGGAAFLAEQPGLIPLVDRAVLQDVPANLLLRRPDVRAAELNVAAQSALVGVAETDLYPSLTLLGSIVWSSDTLGATPRSLDLIGGPSLRWNLFDYGRIHNNIRVQDARLQQLIEAYRDKVRQAAREADDAASGLTKALERERILGEAEGAARRSLVLANTQYREGYSDFQRVLDAQRALLELQDNYLVSRSNAVSNLIALYRAVGGGWQSAGPQIDPATRQQMQQRTDWGDLLSAPPPQPTYPIPSQVDRHE from the coding sequence ATGCCCGCAACGCCAGTCCTGCTGATCCGCCCCGGCCACCTGTTGCTGCTCGGTGTGCTGAGCCTTGGTGGCTGCCTGCGGCTGGGCCCGGATTTCCAGCCACCGGCGGAGGAATGGAGCAAGCAATGGCAAAGCCCGGCGCTGGAACAGGCCAGCGAACGCGGGACGCTGCCGGATCTTCGCCAGTGGTGGCAGGTGTTTGCCGATCCGGTGCTCGACCGCTTGATCAGCGACGCCGAAGCCCGCAACAGCAGCCTGAAAATCGCCGGCCTGCGAGTCCTCGAAGCCCGGGCGCAACTGGGCATCGCCGACAGCGGTCGCTACCCGCAACTGCAGCAGGCCAGCGCCGACAGCCTATACATCGACCGTCACCAGTCCGGCGGCAACAACCCTCAGGATTTGCACTTCTGGCAGCACAGCGCCGCGTTCGATGTCGGCTGGGAACTGGATTTCTGGGGTCGATTCAGCCGCGCCATCGAGTCCGCCGACGCCAGCTACTTCGCCGCTCAGGCCAACTACGAAGACGCCCTCGTGCTGCTGCGAGCCCAAGTGGCCGACACCTATTTTGCCCTGCGCACCACCGAAGCCCGGTTGCGGGTCGCCCGGGAAAACGCCGCCCAGCAAAAGCGCAATTTCGAGATCACCGAAAAACTCTTTCGCAGCGGCCAGACCGCCGAACTCGACCTGCAGCAGGCCAGAACCCAATACCTCGGTACCCTGAGCAGCATTCCGGCGTTCGAAGATCAATTGCTGCGCACCCGCAATGCGCTGGCGGTGCTGGTCGGCCAGCCGCCCGGTGGCGCGGCGTTTCTGGCGGAGCAACCGGGGCTGATTCCGCTGGTGGATCGCGCGGTGTTGCAGGATGTCCCGGCCAACCTGCTGCTGCGCCGCCCCGATGTGCGCGCGGCGGAATTGAACGTTGCCGCGCAATCGGCGCTGGTCGGCGTAGCTGAAACCGACCTTTATCCCTCGCTGACCTTGCTCGGCAGCATCGTCTGGTCCAGCGACACCCTCGGCGCCACCCCGCGCAGCCTCGACCTGATCGGCGGCCCGAGCCTGCGCTGGAACCTGTTCGACTACGGCCGCATCCACAACAACATTCGCGTGCAGGACGCGCGGTTGCAGCAACTGATCGAAGCCTATCGCGACAAGGTCCGCCAGGCTGCCCGCGAGGCCGACGACGCCGCCAGCGGTCTGACCAAAGCGCTGGAACGCGAGCGCATTCTCGGCGAGGCCGAAGGCGCGGCGCGGCGTTCACTGGTGCTGGCCAACACCCAATATCGCGAAGGCTATTCGGACTTTCAGCGGGTGCTCGACGCCCAGCGGGCGTTGCTGGAGTTGCAGGACAACTATCTGGTAAGCCGCAGCAACGCCGTGAGCAATCTGATCGCCCTGTACCGCGCGGTCGGCGGCGGCTGGCAAAGCGCCGGGCCGCAGATCGATCCAGCGACCCGGCAGCAGATGCAGCAACGCACCGACTGGGGCGATCTGCTGAGCGCCCCACCGCCTCAACCGACCTATCCGATTCCCTCGCAGGTAGACCGCCATGAGTGA
- a CDS encoding transporter suffix domain-containing protein: protein MDTAQEPLAPASASWRFKVGVAIICLMLGSWLMVPIAAALDVPGSKVAALTGVLFISNKVLLLLVIAVMGKAGFAELKRTIGHYISGVIPTPVAEVSPMRHKIGVVMFCLPLLSSFLEPYFDNFFPGVRPNLWQMQALGDLMFVGSFFVLGGNFWDKVHALFVRKARVVTE, encoded by the coding sequence ATGGACACTGCTCAAGAACCGCTTGCCCCCGCCAGCGCCAGCTGGCGTTTCAAGGTCGGTGTGGCAATCATCTGCCTGATGCTCGGTTCGTGGCTGATGGTGCCGATTGCCGCCGCCCTCGACGTGCCGGGCTCGAAAGTCGCGGCGCTGACCGGAGTGTTGTTCATCAGCAATAAAGTGCTGTTGCTGCTGGTGATTGCGGTGATGGGCAAGGCCGGGTTCGCCGAACTCAAGCGCACGATCGGCCACTATATTTCCGGCGTGATTCCGACCCCGGTGGCCGAAGTCAGCCCAATGCGTCACAAGATCGGCGTGGTGATGTTCTGCCTGCCGCTGCTGTCGTCCTTCCTGGAACCGTATTTCGACAACTTCTTCCCCGGCGTGCGGCCCAACCTCTGGCAGATGCAGGCGCTGGGCGACTTGATGTTCGTCGGCAGCTTTTTTGTGCTGGGCGGCAACTTCTGGGACAAGGTGCATGCGCTGTTCGTGCGCAAGGCACGGGTGGTAACGGAATGA